Proteins encoded in a region of the Neodiprion lecontei isolate iyNeoLeco1 chromosome 5, iyNeoLeco1.1, whole genome shotgun sequence genome:
- the LOC107218191 gene encoding ensconsin isoform X6, with translation MGTDEMDRGIPSSTLATLRGILVSSLSRENLGPHDLPIHEKTNSNRPRVTRKVHFYEAGAAPEEASHRSSSAHNRHSIPKDVKRRSLYDEDSLDGDNSYDVQGRESVGSAKDTDRVKLVRDRQNEERQRKLEELRQQALAAQRFREQREEERRKRIDELRSRDNDRRNQVEERKRLIWEAERERREAILRKNQEREARIEAKKKNEKSQIVFAFGSSTPRMLEPADTGGSTFWGTRRATSTTNVMMFTAAQPLTRRSSERELDGSKKRATSAGGLDRKPGEDMRMSSSMYEVFNWNASSDHHPPLTPAKIKRASLSLPPTCTNEVFDIDHKTAVQGRDSRPATIVNQRSVSGEDSDGTPGTPSSAYLRVNRRRTDLMPTIPSPRDVVPSTGRSSSAKAFARSPGRTYSMSRLDQLSQPRKRPSELSTLAEQQSQPLGASSMSRSMSHLAAAGTKSLKRSDNSRSMGTLPGAVPTPRPTRAERLRRRARDQHQQQQQQQQHHQQQQQQGIRSGEVTPSSPSRPHSSLSQQSGSSVGSSNVSLRPRTTTPRRPRPASIAGTGVTVTERHNFIGDLKVTKDSKPPLPKVHSTPKKPSTPKTAGENVAKKPIDKLIKSTKASPRITPKATPLQSPGTEHPPIIQTHVAEFIKQEEQTEIKNGDQQIIEKHEEKLDHGTEKIDINQESATLKTNISTEVTTDVIPDAQPVKTEPTIVPELPKEEKEKDSNPSKDLSAPQTLPEPVAPVVQVAVKPEKKEEKKEEKKLDKKSPEPELKPDAEGDEPADMSASMIAKTRITTEEEAKAALAERRRLAREQAEREAELERQRIEEEARLEMERQRAEEEEQRRLEEESLRLASEARQAEEQRLRLAIEEAQRREEEDRKRREEEARQKLEKEEAEKKAREEAEKQRIEMAERLKKEEEERIARRKRVEAIMLRTRGKNQPNTPTKGEGGDGDKLKEDSPGDDNKGMSGEKGGDVMTASLISEATQQFIAGEQQALHIEHNSLSTAATTTTTTSSTTIQAPNPDTILRNGTHSNGVNGGSNNLLLIDNAQGNGEGEINGHNHTNHGNHGNHGNGVNSLMNEPIPLDNAASVKQNNATNNLLDLSEFDTMSNTSSGAILDLTPKLANEDSINSNLNPTATAFNPLANPFVPATTGMNANDNTNPFLQDTFGNNKTQDNNQVPDLLS, from the exons CTGGAGCCGCTCCTGAGGAGGCTAGCCACAGGTCCAGCTCTGCACACAATCGCCACTCTATCCCTAAGG ATGTGAAGCGTCGGAGCCTCTACGATGAAGACTCCCTTGACGGTGACAATTCCTACGACGTTCAAG GGCGGGAGTCAGTCGGGAGCGCCAAAGATACGGATAGAGTAAAGCTCGTCCGTGACCGACAGAATGAGGAACGACAACGTAAGCTTGAGGAGCTTAGACAACAGGCCCTTGCTGCCCAACGGTTCAGGGAACAGCGCGAGGAAGAACGAcggaaacgaatcgatgagcTTAGGTCACGCGATAACGACAG GCGGAATCAGGTAGAAGAAAGGAAACGATTGATATGGGAGGCGGAGCGGGAACGACGCGAGGCTATATTGCGGAAGAATCAGGAAAGAGAGGCTCGGATCGaagcgaagaagaaaaatgaaaaatcacagATCGTCTTTGCCTTCGGTAGCTCGACGCCCCGGATGCTCGAGCCCGCGGATACCGGCGGTTCGACATTCTGGGGTACGCGAAGGGCCACGTCTACTACCAATGTCATGATGTTCACAGCCGCTCAACCTCTCACGAGGCGGTCATCCGAGAGAGAACTTGACGGCAGTAAGAAGAGAGCCACGTCTGCCGGTGGATTAGACCGCAAACCCGGCGAAG ATATGCGAATGTCCTCCTCAATGTACGAGGTGTTCAATTGGAACGCTAGTTCCGATCACCATCCTCCCCTAACTCCTGCAAAAATAAAGAGAGCCAGCCTCTCTCTGCCTCCTACATGCACCAACGAAGTCTTTGACATCGACCATAAGACCGCTGTTCAAGGTAGAGATTCTAGGCCTGCAACGATCGTTAATCAGCGGTCAGTCAGCG GTGAAGACAGCGACGGAACACCCGGAACTCCGAGTTCGGCATACCTCAGAGTGAACAGACGGCGCACAGATCTAATGCCGACCATACCGTCCCCACGAGATGTCGTACCTTCGACTGGACGTAGCTCCAGTGCCAAGGCTTTCGCACGATCACCAGGTAGGACTTACTCCATGTCCAGGCTGGACCAATTATCACAGCCTAGAAAACGTCCAAGCGAGCTTAGCACACTGGCCGAACAACAGTCCCAGCCACTCGGGGCTTCTAGCATGAGTCGCAGCATGTCTCACTTGGCTGCAGCTGGAACCAAATCCCTTAAGCGATCCGATAATTCTCGTAGTATGGGTACTTTGCCAGGCGCAGTACCTACTCCGAGACCAACCAGAGCAGAAAGATTGCGACGCAGAGCTCGCGATCAGCaccagcagcaacaacaacaacaacagcatcaccaacaacagcagcagcaag GTATTCGCAGCGGGGAGGTGACTCCGAGCAGCCCGTCGCGACCCCACAGCTCCTTGAGCCAGCAGAGTGGGAGCAGCGTAGGGAGCAGTAATGTCAGTCTGCGCCCTCGCACGACAACCCCGCGTCGTCCACGTCCCGCTTCCATCGCCGGAACCGGTGTTACTGTCACAGAGCGACACA ACTTTATCGGGGATCTCAAAGTGACGAAAGACTCGAAGCCACCACTGCCAAAAGTTCACAGCACTCCAAAGAAACCGTCAACGCCTAAAACTGCTGGCGAAAATGTAGCCAAGAAACCGATAGACAAATTGATTAAATCCACTAAAGCATCACCTAGAATAACTCCGAAAGCTACACCTCTTCAAAGTCCAGGCACCGAACATCCTCCTATTATTCAAACGCACGTTGCTGAATTCATCAAGCAGGAAGAACAGACTGAGATTAAAAACGGTGATCAGCAGATCATTGAAAAACACGAGGAGAAGCTTGACCATGGGACTGAAAAAATAGAC ATTAACCAGGAGTCTGCTACGTTGAAGACAAATATTAGCACCGAAGTGACGACTGATGTGATACCGGATGCTCAGCCTGTCAAAACAGAGCCAACAATTGTACCGGAGCTGCCTAAggaggagaaagagaaggacTCAAATCCGTCTAAGGATCTTTCAGCTCCGCAAACTCTGCCCGAACCAGTAGCGCCAGTTGTACAGGTAGCAGTCAAACCTgagaagaaggaggaaaagaaagaggaaaaaaagttggatAAAAAATCTCCAGAGCCAGAACTGAAGCCTGATGCAGAAGGCGACGAACCCGCCGACATGTCAG CTTCAATGATAGCTAAAACGCGAATCACAACAGAGGAAGAAGCCAAAGCAGCATTGGCTGAACGTCGAAGACTTGCTCGAGAGCAAGCAGAGCGTGAAGCTGAACTGGAACGGCAAAGAATT gaGGAAGAAGCTCGCCTTGAAATGGAGCGACAGCGTGCGGAGGAAGAGGAGCAGCGTCGGCTTGAAGAAGAGTCACTAAGATTGGCAAGCGAAGCTCGTCAGGCTGAGGAACAACGATTAAGACTGGCTATTGAGGAAGCTCAACgtcgagaagaagaagatcgCAAGAGACGAGAAGAGGAGGCTCGCCAGAAGctggaaaaagaagaagctgaGAAAAAGGCTCGAGAAGAAGCTGAAAA GCAACGAATCGAAATGGCTGAACGCCtgaagaaagaggaagaggaaagaaTTGCGAGACGGAAACGTGTCGAAGCAATAATGCTGAGGACTAGAGGAAAAAATCAACCCAATACACCGACAAAG GGTGAAGGTGGGGACGGAGATAAACTAAAAGAGGACAGCCCTGGTGACGATAACAAAGGAATGTCTGGAGAGAAAGGTGGTGATGTAATGACAGCAAGTCTGATATCAGAGGCAACGCAGCAGTTTATTGCTGGGGAACAGCAAGCTCTTCACATCGAACACAATTCGCTatcaacagcagcaacaacaacaacaacaacatcaagTACTACGATTCAGGCTCCGAATCCCGACACTATTTTGCGGAACGGAACTCACAGCAACGGCGTTAACGGCggtagcaataatttattgcttATCGATAACGCCCAGGGTAACGGCGAGGGTGAAATCAACGGACACAATCACACGAATCATGGGAATCACGGAAATCATGGGAACGGCGTTAATAGCCTCATGAACGAACCAATACCGCTAGACAACGCAGCTTCTGT CAAGCAAAACAACGCGACGAACAACCTCTTAGATCTGTCGGAGTTTGACACTATGAGTAATACGAGTAGCGGTGCTATCCTTGACCTGACGCCCAAGCTGGCAAATGAAGATTCTATCAACTCAAATCTAAATCCCACGGCTACAGCTTTCAATCCCTTGGCGAATCCGTTTGTGCCGGCTACCACCGGAATGAACGCAAATGATAATACCAACCCCTTCCTCCAGGATACTTTTGGGAATAACAAAACCCAGGACAACAATCAAGTACCAG ATCTTCTATCATAG
- the LOC107218191 gene encoding ensconsin isoform X13 — protein MADNKEEISGLAEKRDVKRRSLYDEDSLDGDNSYDVQGRESVGSAKDTDRVKLVRDRQNEERQRKLEELRQQALAAQRFREQREEERRKRIDELRSRDNDRRNQVEERKRLIWEAERERREAILRKNQEREARIEAKKKNEKSQIVFAFGSSTPRMLEPADTGGSTFWGTRRATSTTNVMMFTAAQPLTRRSSERELDGSKKRATSAGGLDRKPGEDMRMSSSMYEVFNWNASSDHHPPLTPAKIKRASLSLPPTCTNEVFDIDHKTAVQGRDSRPATIVNQRSVSGEDSDGTPGTPSSAYLRVNRRRTDLMPTIPSPRDVVPSTGRSSSAKAFARSPGRTYSMSRLDQLSQPRKRPSELSTLAEQQSQPLGASSMSRSMSHLAAAGTKSLKRSDNSRSMGTLPGAVPTPRPTRAERLRRRARDQHQQQQQQQQHHQQQQQQGIRSGEVTPSSPSRPHSSLSQQSGSSVGSSNVSLRPRTTTPRRPRPASIAGTGVTVTERHNFIGDLKVTKDSKPPLPKVHSTPKKPSTPKTAGENVAKKPIDKLIKSTKASPRITPKATPLQSPGTEHPPIIQTHVAEFIKQEEQTEIKNGDQQIIEKHEEKLDHGTEKIDINQESATLKTNISTEVTTDVIPDAQPVKTEPTIVPELPKEEKEKDSNPSKDLSAPQTLPEPVAPVVQVAVKPEKKEEKKEEKKLDKKSPEPELKPDAEGDEPADMSASMIAKTRITTEEEAKAALAERRRLAREQAEREAELERQRIEEEARLEMERQRAEEEEQRRLEEESLRLASEARQAEEQRLRLAIEEAQRREEEDRKRREEEARQKLEKEEAEKKAREEAEKQRIEMAERLKKEEEERIARRKRVEAIMLRTRGKNQPNTPTKGEGGDGDKLKEDSPGDDNKGMSGEKGGDVMTASLISEATQQFIAGEQQALHIEHNSLSTAATTTTTTSSTTIQAPNPDTILRNGTHSNGVNGGSNNLLLIDNAQGNGEGEINGHNHTNHGNHGNHGNGVNSLMNEPIPLDNAASVKQNNATNNLLDLSEFDTMSNTSSGAILDLTPKLANEDSINSNLNPTATAFNPLANPFVPATTGMNANDNTNPFLQDTFGNNKTQDNNQVPDLLS, from the exons ATGTGAAGCGTCGGAGCCTCTACGATGAAGACTCCCTTGACGGTGACAATTCCTACGACGTTCAAG GGCGGGAGTCAGTCGGGAGCGCCAAAGATACGGATAGAGTAAAGCTCGTCCGTGACCGACAGAATGAGGAACGACAACGTAAGCTTGAGGAGCTTAGACAACAGGCCCTTGCTGCCCAACGGTTCAGGGAACAGCGCGAGGAAGAACGAcggaaacgaatcgatgagcTTAGGTCACGCGATAACGACAG GCGGAATCAGGTAGAAGAAAGGAAACGATTGATATGGGAGGCGGAGCGGGAACGACGCGAGGCTATATTGCGGAAGAATCAGGAAAGAGAGGCTCGGATCGaagcgaagaagaaaaatgaaaaatcacagATCGTCTTTGCCTTCGGTAGCTCGACGCCCCGGATGCTCGAGCCCGCGGATACCGGCGGTTCGACATTCTGGGGTACGCGAAGGGCCACGTCTACTACCAATGTCATGATGTTCACAGCCGCTCAACCTCTCACGAGGCGGTCATCCGAGAGAGAACTTGACGGCAGTAAGAAGAGAGCCACGTCTGCCGGTGGATTAGACCGCAAACCCGGCGAAG ATATGCGAATGTCCTCCTCAATGTACGAGGTGTTCAATTGGAACGCTAGTTCCGATCACCATCCTCCCCTAACTCCTGCAAAAATAAAGAGAGCCAGCCTCTCTCTGCCTCCTACATGCACCAACGAAGTCTTTGACATCGACCATAAGACCGCTGTTCAAGGTAGAGATTCTAGGCCTGCAACGATCGTTAATCAGCGGTCAGTCAGCG GTGAAGACAGCGACGGAACACCCGGAACTCCGAGTTCGGCATACCTCAGAGTGAACAGACGGCGCACAGATCTAATGCCGACCATACCGTCCCCACGAGATGTCGTACCTTCGACTGGACGTAGCTCCAGTGCCAAGGCTTTCGCACGATCACCAGGTAGGACTTACTCCATGTCCAGGCTGGACCAATTATCACAGCCTAGAAAACGTCCAAGCGAGCTTAGCACACTGGCCGAACAACAGTCCCAGCCACTCGGGGCTTCTAGCATGAGTCGCAGCATGTCTCACTTGGCTGCAGCTGGAACCAAATCCCTTAAGCGATCCGATAATTCTCGTAGTATGGGTACTTTGCCAGGCGCAGTACCTACTCCGAGACCAACCAGAGCAGAAAGATTGCGACGCAGAGCTCGCGATCAGCaccagcagcaacaacaacaacaacagcatcaccaacaacagcagcagcaag GTATTCGCAGCGGGGAGGTGACTCCGAGCAGCCCGTCGCGACCCCACAGCTCCTTGAGCCAGCAGAGTGGGAGCAGCGTAGGGAGCAGTAATGTCAGTCTGCGCCCTCGCACGACAACCCCGCGTCGTCCACGTCCCGCTTCCATCGCCGGAACCGGTGTTACTGTCACAGAGCGACACA ACTTTATCGGGGATCTCAAAGTGACGAAAGACTCGAAGCCACCACTGCCAAAAGTTCACAGCACTCCAAAGAAACCGTCAACGCCTAAAACTGCTGGCGAAAATGTAGCCAAGAAACCGATAGACAAATTGATTAAATCCACTAAAGCATCACCTAGAATAACTCCGAAAGCTACACCTCTTCAAAGTCCAGGCACCGAACATCCTCCTATTATTCAAACGCACGTTGCTGAATTCATCAAGCAGGAAGAACAGACTGAGATTAAAAACGGTGATCAGCAGATCATTGAAAAACACGAGGAGAAGCTTGACCATGGGACTGAAAAAATAGAC ATTAACCAGGAGTCTGCTACGTTGAAGACAAATATTAGCACCGAAGTGACGACTGATGTGATACCGGATGCTCAGCCTGTCAAAACAGAGCCAACAATTGTACCGGAGCTGCCTAAggaggagaaagagaaggacTCAAATCCGTCTAAGGATCTTTCAGCTCCGCAAACTCTGCCCGAACCAGTAGCGCCAGTTGTACAGGTAGCAGTCAAACCTgagaagaaggaggaaaagaaagaggaaaaaaagttggatAAAAAATCTCCAGAGCCAGAACTGAAGCCTGATGCAGAAGGCGACGAACCCGCCGACATGTCAG CTTCAATGATAGCTAAAACGCGAATCACAACAGAGGAAGAAGCCAAAGCAGCATTGGCTGAACGTCGAAGACTTGCTCGAGAGCAAGCAGAGCGTGAAGCTGAACTGGAACGGCAAAGAATT gaGGAAGAAGCTCGCCTTGAAATGGAGCGACAGCGTGCGGAGGAAGAGGAGCAGCGTCGGCTTGAAGAAGAGTCACTAAGATTGGCAAGCGAAGCTCGTCAGGCTGAGGAACAACGATTAAGACTGGCTATTGAGGAAGCTCAACgtcgagaagaagaagatcgCAAGAGACGAGAAGAGGAGGCTCGCCAGAAGctggaaaaagaagaagctgaGAAAAAGGCTCGAGAAGAAGCTGAAAA GCAACGAATCGAAATGGCTGAACGCCtgaagaaagaggaagaggaaagaaTTGCGAGACGGAAACGTGTCGAAGCAATAATGCTGAGGACTAGAGGAAAAAATCAACCCAATACACCGACAAAG GGTGAAGGTGGGGACGGAGATAAACTAAAAGAGGACAGCCCTGGTGACGATAACAAAGGAATGTCTGGAGAGAAAGGTGGTGATGTAATGACAGCAAGTCTGATATCAGAGGCAACGCAGCAGTTTATTGCTGGGGAACAGCAAGCTCTTCACATCGAACACAATTCGCTatcaacagcagcaacaacaacaacaacaacatcaagTACTACGATTCAGGCTCCGAATCCCGACACTATTTTGCGGAACGGAACTCACAGCAACGGCGTTAACGGCggtagcaataatttattgcttATCGATAACGCCCAGGGTAACGGCGAGGGTGAAATCAACGGACACAATCACACGAATCATGGGAATCACGGAAATCATGGGAACGGCGTTAATAGCCTCATGAACGAACCAATACCGCTAGACAACGCAGCTTCTGT CAAGCAAAACAACGCGACGAACAACCTCTTAGATCTGTCGGAGTTTGACACTATGAGTAATACGAGTAGCGGTGCTATCCTTGACCTGACGCCCAAGCTGGCAAATGAAGATTCTATCAACTCAAATCTAAATCCCACGGCTACAGCTTTCAATCCCTTGGCGAATCCGTTTGTGCCGGCTACCACCGGAATGAACGCAAATGATAATACCAACCCCTTCCTCCAGGATACTTTTGGGAATAACAAAACCCAGGACAACAATCAAGTACCAG ATCTTCTATCATAG
- the LOC107218191 gene encoding ensconsin isoform X12, giving the protein MVLAMHSEYSHPDLAGAAPEEASHRSSSAHNRHSIPKDVKRRSLYDEDSLDGDNSYDVQGRESVGSAKDTDRVKLVRDRQNEERQRKLEELRQQALAAQRFREQREEERRKRIDELRSRDNDRRNQVEERKRLIWEAERERREAILRKNQEREARIEAKKKNEKSQIVFAFGSSTPRMLEPADTGGSTFWGTRRATSTTNVMMFTAAQPLTRRSSERELDGSKKRATSAGGLDRKPGEDMRMSSSMYEVFNWNASSDHHPPLTPAKIKRASLSLPPTCTNEVFDIDHKTAVQGRDSRPATIVNQRSVSGEDSDGTPGTPSSAYLRVNRRRTDLMPTIPSPRDVVPSTGRSSSAKAFARSPGRTYSMSRLDQLSQPRKRPSELSTLAEQQSQPLGASSMSRSMSHLAAAGTKSLKRSDNSRSMGTLPGAVPTPRPTRAERLRRRARDQHQQQQQQQQHHQQQQQQGIRSGEVTPSSPSRPHSSLSQQSGSSVGSSNVSLRPRTTTPRRPRPASIAGTGVTVTERHNFIGDLKVTKDSKPPLPKVHSTPKKPSTPKTAGENVAKKPIDKLIKSTKASPRITPKATPLQSPGTEHPPIIQTHVAEFIKQEEQTEIKNGDQQIIEKHEEKLDHGTEKIDINQESATLKTNISTEVTTDVIPDAQPVKTEPTIVPELPKEEKEKDSNPSKDLSAPQTLPEPVAPVVQVAVKPEKKEEKKEEKKLDKKSPEPELKPDAEGDEPADMSASMIAKTRITTEEEAKAALAERRRLAREQAEREAELERQRIEEEARLEMERQRAEEEEQRRLEEESLRLASEARQAEEQRLRLAIEEAQRREEEDRKRREEEARQKLEKEEAEKKAREEAEKQRIEMAERLKKEEEERIARRKRVEAIMLRTRGKNQPNTPTKGEGGDGDKLKEDSPGDDNKGMSGEKGGDVMTASLISEATQQFIAGEQQALHIEHNSLSTAATTTTTTSSTTIQAPNPDTILRNGTHSNGVNGGSNNLLLIDNAQGNGEGEINGHNHTNHGNHGNHGNGVNSLMNEPIPLDNAASVKQNNATNNLLDLSEFDTMSNTSSGAILDLTPKLANEDSINSNLNPTATAFNPLANPFVPATTGMNANDNTNPFLQDTFGNNKTQDNNQVPDLLS; this is encoded by the exons CTGGAGCCGCTCCTGAGGAGGCTAGCCACAGGTCCAGCTCTGCACACAATCGCCACTCTATCCCTAAGG ATGTGAAGCGTCGGAGCCTCTACGATGAAGACTCCCTTGACGGTGACAATTCCTACGACGTTCAAG GGCGGGAGTCAGTCGGGAGCGCCAAAGATACGGATAGAGTAAAGCTCGTCCGTGACCGACAGAATGAGGAACGACAACGTAAGCTTGAGGAGCTTAGACAACAGGCCCTTGCTGCCCAACGGTTCAGGGAACAGCGCGAGGAAGAACGAcggaaacgaatcgatgagcTTAGGTCACGCGATAACGACAG GCGGAATCAGGTAGAAGAAAGGAAACGATTGATATGGGAGGCGGAGCGGGAACGACGCGAGGCTATATTGCGGAAGAATCAGGAAAGAGAGGCTCGGATCGaagcgaagaagaaaaatgaaaaatcacagATCGTCTTTGCCTTCGGTAGCTCGACGCCCCGGATGCTCGAGCCCGCGGATACCGGCGGTTCGACATTCTGGGGTACGCGAAGGGCCACGTCTACTACCAATGTCATGATGTTCACAGCCGCTCAACCTCTCACGAGGCGGTCATCCGAGAGAGAACTTGACGGCAGTAAGAAGAGAGCCACGTCTGCCGGTGGATTAGACCGCAAACCCGGCGAAG ATATGCGAATGTCCTCCTCAATGTACGAGGTGTTCAATTGGAACGCTAGTTCCGATCACCATCCTCCCCTAACTCCTGCAAAAATAAAGAGAGCCAGCCTCTCTCTGCCTCCTACATGCACCAACGAAGTCTTTGACATCGACCATAAGACCGCTGTTCAAGGTAGAGATTCTAGGCCTGCAACGATCGTTAATCAGCGGTCAGTCAGCG GTGAAGACAGCGACGGAACACCCGGAACTCCGAGTTCGGCATACCTCAGAGTGAACAGACGGCGCACAGATCTAATGCCGACCATACCGTCCCCACGAGATGTCGTACCTTCGACTGGACGTAGCTCCAGTGCCAAGGCTTTCGCACGATCACCAGGTAGGACTTACTCCATGTCCAGGCTGGACCAATTATCACAGCCTAGAAAACGTCCAAGCGAGCTTAGCACACTGGCCGAACAACAGTCCCAGCCACTCGGGGCTTCTAGCATGAGTCGCAGCATGTCTCACTTGGCTGCAGCTGGAACCAAATCCCTTAAGCGATCCGATAATTCTCGTAGTATGGGTACTTTGCCAGGCGCAGTACCTACTCCGAGACCAACCAGAGCAGAAAGATTGCGACGCAGAGCTCGCGATCAGCaccagcagcaacaacaacaacaacagcatcaccaacaacagcagcagcaag GTATTCGCAGCGGGGAGGTGACTCCGAGCAGCCCGTCGCGACCCCACAGCTCCTTGAGCCAGCAGAGTGGGAGCAGCGTAGGGAGCAGTAATGTCAGTCTGCGCCCTCGCACGACAACCCCGCGTCGTCCACGTCCCGCTTCCATCGCCGGAACCGGTGTTACTGTCACAGAGCGACACA ACTTTATCGGGGATCTCAAAGTGACGAAAGACTCGAAGCCACCACTGCCAAAAGTTCACAGCACTCCAAAGAAACCGTCAACGCCTAAAACTGCTGGCGAAAATGTAGCCAAGAAACCGATAGACAAATTGATTAAATCCACTAAAGCATCACCTAGAATAACTCCGAAAGCTACACCTCTTCAAAGTCCAGGCACCGAACATCCTCCTATTATTCAAACGCACGTTGCTGAATTCATCAAGCAGGAAGAACAGACTGAGATTAAAAACGGTGATCAGCAGATCATTGAAAAACACGAGGAGAAGCTTGACCATGGGACTGAAAAAATAGAC ATTAACCAGGAGTCTGCTACGTTGAAGACAAATATTAGCACCGAAGTGACGACTGATGTGATACCGGATGCTCAGCCTGTCAAAACAGAGCCAACAATTGTACCGGAGCTGCCTAAggaggagaaagagaaggacTCAAATCCGTCTAAGGATCTTTCAGCTCCGCAAACTCTGCCCGAACCAGTAGCGCCAGTTGTACAGGTAGCAGTCAAACCTgagaagaaggaggaaaagaaagaggaaaaaaagttggatAAAAAATCTCCAGAGCCAGAACTGAAGCCTGATGCAGAAGGCGACGAACCCGCCGACATGTCAG CTTCAATGATAGCTAAAACGCGAATCACAACAGAGGAAGAAGCCAAAGCAGCATTGGCTGAACGTCGAAGACTTGCTCGAGAGCAAGCAGAGCGTGAAGCTGAACTGGAACGGCAAAGAATT gaGGAAGAAGCTCGCCTTGAAATGGAGCGACAGCGTGCGGAGGAAGAGGAGCAGCGTCGGCTTGAAGAAGAGTCACTAAGATTGGCAAGCGAAGCTCGTCAGGCTGAGGAACAACGATTAAGACTGGCTATTGAGGAAGCTCAACgtcgagaagaagaagatcgCAAGAGACGAGAAGAGGAGGCTCGCCAGAAGctggaaaaagaagaagctgaGAAAAAGGCTCGAGAAGAAGCTGAAAA GCAACGAATCGAAATGGCTGAACGCCtgaagaaagaggaagaggaaagaaTTGCGAGACGGAAACGTGTCGAAGCAATAATGCTGAGGACTAGAGGAAAAAATCAACCCAATACACCGACAAAG GGTGAAGGTGGGGACGGAGATAAACTAAAAGAGGACAGCCCTGGTGACGATAACAAAGGAATGTCTGGAGAGAAAGGTGGTGATGTAATGACAGCAAGTCTGATATCAGAGGCAACGCAGCAGTTTATTGCTGGGGAACAGCAAGCTCTTCACATCGAACACAATTCGCTatcaacagcagcaacaacaacaacaacaacatcaagTACTACGATTCAGGCTCCGAATCCCGACACTATTTTGCGGAACGGAACTCACAGCAACGGCGTTAACGGCggtagcaataatttattgcttATCGATAACGCCCAGGGTAACGGCGAGGGTGAAATCAACGGACACAATCACACGAATCATGGGAATCACGGAAATCATGGGAACGGCGTTAATAGCCTCATGAACGAACCAATACCGCTAGACAACGCAGCTTCTGT CAAGCAAAACAACGCGACGAACAACCTCTTAGATCTGTCGGAGTTTGACACTATGAGTAATACGAGTAGCGGTGCTATCCTTGACCTGACGCCCAAGCTGGCAAATGAAGATTCTATCAACTCAAATCTAAATCCCACGGCTACAGCTTTCAATCCCTTGGCGAATCCGTTTGTGCCGGCTACCACCGGAATGAACGCAAATGATAATACCAACCCCTTCCTCCAGGATACTTTTGGGAATAACAAAACCCAGGACAACAATCAAGTACCAG ATCTTCTATCATAG